A single region of the Salvia miltiorrhiza cultivar Shanhuang (shh) chromosome 8, IMPLAD_Smil_shh, whole genome shotgun sequence genome encodes:
- the LOC130997480 gene encoding uncharacterized protein LOC130997480 isoform X3 — MGMDGNPIHRQTSISKHAFFDLSHVSPLVFLYLLKECYSYGTCKATAKFRALQQQLCLVLLNNCQIGPATLIAHCLYILPMFESYREGFSHLVISALCRFLKRGNNDKDVKEAKECAAKLFLDIVNGTLEHDNGVLIKIVQVFKVNLTDIDNVLCDVSMRSKPKANSAKEVVEQYVFKLMEFQSYMPAVDLLIHFSICDSGESYLLKMMECQQMKAAEKWATYLGKPMLCLLVQEYVDHKLLQPAYDIIKKNNLRQEFPELHHQSKESHFLHDCSSLKKLAEKGVWEIAEVRANGDRKLLEYLVYLAMEAGYSEKVEELCERYSIEGFFDSKEPESNLPHRHYLNLHELCIEDVLWVDEVNSLRDAISYFQKCKVVGVDCEWKPNYEKGSRPSKVSIMQIASEKKVYILDLIKLYEDVPSILDECLGCLLHSSSILKLGYNFQCDVRQLALSYRDLNCFKHFEMLLDIQNVFREPRGGLSGLAEKVLGVGLNKTRRNSNWEQRPLSHYQLEYAALDAAVLLHIFRHVGRHSQPAGTSGGNAKIEWKSQIISHMDGSKLPRKDTKIGDEPDAQRN; from the exons GAACTTGCAAAGCAACCGCGAAGTTCCGTGCATTACAACAACAATTGTGTCTTGTTTTACTCAACAATTGCCAAATTGGACCAGCTACTTTGATTGCTCACTGCCTCTACATATTGCCTATGTTTGAATCATACCGTGAAGGCTTCAGCCATTTGGTAATATCGGCTCTTTGTCGTTTCCTAAAAAGAGGAAACAATGATAAAGATGTAAAGGAAGCAAAAGAGTGTGCTGCCAAGTTATTTCTGGACATTGTTAATGGTACTCTAGAACATGACAACGGGGTCCTTATTAAGATCGTTCAGGTTTTTAAAGTCAATTTAACTGATATTGATAACGTATTGTGCGATGTATCAATGAGGAGCAAACCCAAAGCTAATTCAGCAAAAGAAGTGGTTGAACAATATGTTTTCAAGCTCATGGAATTCCAGTCTTATATGCCTGCTGTTGATCTGTTAATACACTTCTCTATCTGTGATTCTGGAGAGTCATATTTACTGAAAATGATGGAGTGCCAACAAATGAAAGCAGCAGAGAAGTGGGCAACATATTTGGGGAAGCCAATGCTATGTTTGCTCGTCCAGGAATATGTTGACCATAAATTATTACAACCTGCATATGAtattataaagaaaaataatttgcGCCAGGAATTCCCTGAACTACATCATCAGAGTAAAGAAAG CCATTTTTTACATGATTGCAGCTCGCTGAAGAAACTAGCTGAAAAAGGTGTCTGGGAGATAGCAGAAGTAAGAGCTAATGGTGACAGAAAACTTCTTGAATATTTG GTGTACTTAGCAATGGAAGCTGGCTATTCTGAAAAGGTTGAAGAGCTTTGTGAACGCTATTCCATCGAAGGTTTCTTTGATTCTAAAG AGCCCGAATCAAATCTTCCGCATCGTCACTATTTAAATCTTCATGAATTGTGTATCGAGGATGTTTTGTGGGTTGATGAAGTCAATAGTCTGCGCGATGCAATAAGCTACTTTCAGAAATGCAAAGTTGTTGGTGTTGACTGTGAATGGAAACCTAATTATGAAAAGGGCAGCAGGCCCAGTAAG GTCTCCATCATGCAAATTGCATCTGAGAAGAAGGTTTATATACTTGACCTTATCAAGCTGTATGAGGATGTTCCAAGTATTCTGGATGAATGCCTTGGCTGCTTATTGCACTCTTCAAGCATTTTAAAACTTg GCTACAATTTCCAGTGTGATGTTAGGCAGCTTGCACTTTCATATCGAGATTTGAATTGTTTCAAACACTTTGAGATGCTTCTTGATATCCAGAATGTTTTTAGAGAACCAAGGGGTGGTCTTTCTGGTCTGGCTGAG AAAGTTTTGGGCGTTGGTCTGAATAAGACAAGACGAAATAGCAATTGGGAGCAACGACCTTTAAGTCATTATCAG CTAGAATATGCTGCTCTTGATGCTGCTGTTCTCCTGCACATATTTCGGCATGTGGGCAGGCACTCCCAGCCTGCAGGCACCTCAGGTGGAAATGCCAAGATAGAATGGAAATCACAAATT ATTTCCCATATGGACGGCTCAAAATTGCCTAGGAAGGACACTAAAATTGGAGACGAGCCAGACGCTCAGAGAAATTGA
- the LOC130997480 gene encoding uncharacterized protein LOC130997480 isoform X4: protein MGMDGNPIHRQTSISKHAFFDLSHVSPLVFLYLLKECYSYGTCKATAKFRALQQQLCLVLLNNCQIGPATLIAHCLYILPMFESYREGFSHLVISALCRFLKRGNNDKDVKEAKECAAKLFLDIVNGTLEHDNGVLIKIVQVFKVNLTDIDNVLCDVSMRSKPKANSAKEVVEQYVFKLMEFQSYMPAVDLLIHFSICDSGESYLLKMMECQQMKAAEKWATYLGKPMLCLLVQEYVDHKLLQPAYDIIKKNNLRQEFPELHHQSKESSLKKLAEKGVWEIAEVRANGDRKLLEYLVYLAMEAGYSEKVEELCERYSIEGFFDSKEPESNLPHRHYLNLHELCIEDVLWVDEVNSLRDAISYFQKCKVVGVDCEWKPNYEKGSRPSKVSIMQIASEKKVYILDLIKLYEDVPSILDECLGCLLHSSSILKLGYNFQCDVRQLALSYRDLNCFKHFEMLLDIQNVFREPRGGLSGLAEKVLGVGLNKTRRNSNWEQRPLSHYQLEYAALDAAVLLHIFRHVGRHSQPAGTSGGNAKIEWKSQIISHMDGSKLPRKDTKIGDEPDAQRN from the exons GAACTTGCAAAGCAACCGCGAAGTTCCGTGCATTACAACAACAATTGTGTCTTGTTTTACTCAACAATTGCCAAATTGGACCAGCTACTTTGATTGCTCACTGCCTCTACATATTGCCTATGTTTGAATCATACCGTGAAGGCTTCAGCCATTTGGTAATATCGGCTCTTTGTCGTTTCCTAAAAAGAGGAAACAATGATAAAGATGTAAAGGAAGCAAAAGAGTGTGCTGCCAAGTTATTTCTGGACATTGTTAATGGTACTCTAGAACATGACAACGGGGTCCTTATTAAGATCGTTCAGGTTTTTAAAGTCAATTTAACTGATATTGATAACGTATTGTGCGATGTATCAATGAGGAGCAAACCCAAAGCTAATTCAGCAAAAGAAGTGGTTGAACAATATGTTTTCAAGCTCATGGAATTCCAGTCTTATATGCCTGCTGTTGATCTGTTAATACACTTCTCTATCTGTGATTCTGGAGAGTCATATTTACTGAAAATGATGGAGTGCCAACAAATGAAAGCAGCAGAGAAGTGGGCAACATATTTGGGGAAGCCAATGCTATGTTTGCTCGTCCAGGAATATGTTGACCATAAATTATTACAACCTGCATATGAtattataaagaaaaataatttgcGCCAGGAATTCCCTGAACTACATCATCAGAGTAAAGAAAG CTCGCTGAAGAAACTAGCTGAAAAAGGTGTCTGGGAGATAGCAGAAGTAAGAGCTAATGGTGACAGAAAACTTCTTGAATATTTG GTGTACTTAGCAATGGAAGCTGGCTATTCTGAAAAGGTTGAAGAGCTTTGTGAACGCTATTCCATCGAAGGTTTCTTTGATTCTAAAG AGCCCGAATCAAATCTTCCGCATCGTCACTATTTAAATCTTCATGAATTGTGTATCGAGGATGTTTTGTGGGTTGATGAAGTCAATAGTCTGCGCGATGCAATAAGCTACTTTCAGAAATGCAAAGTTGTTGGTGTTGACTGTGAATGGAAACCTAATTATGAAAAGGGCAGCAGGCCCAGTAAG GTCTCCATCATGCAAATTGCATCTGAGAAGAAGGTTTATATACTTGACCTTATCAAGCTGTATGAGGATGTTCCAAGTATTCTGGATGAATGCCTTGGCTGCTTATTGCACTCTTCAAGCATTTTAAAACTTg GCTACAATTTCCAGTGTGATGTTAGGCAGCTTGCACTTTCATATCGAGATTTGAATTGTTTCAAACACTTTGAGATGCTTCTTGATATCCAGAATGTTTTTAGAGAACCAAGGGGTGGTCTTTCTGGTCTGGCTGAG AAAGTTTTGGGCGTTGGTCTGAATAAGACAAGACGAAATAGCAATTGGGAGCAACGACCTTTAAGTCATTATCAG CTAGAATATGCTGCTCTTGATGCTGCTGTTCTCCTGCACATATTTCGGCATGTGGGCAGGCACTCCCAGCCTGCAGGCACCTCAGGTGGAAATGCCAAGATAGAATGGAAATCACAAATT ATTTCCCATATGGACGGCTCAAAATTGCCTAGGAAGGACACTAAAATTGGAGACGAGCCAGACGCTCAGAGAAATTGA
- the LOC130997480 gene encoding uncharacterized protein LOC130997480 isoform X1 has product MAFHSLIMGMDGNPIHRQTSISKHAFFDLSHVSPLVFLYLLKECYSYGTCKATAKFRALQQQLCLVLLNNCQIGPATLIAHCLYILPMFESYREGFSHLVISALCRFLKRGNNDKDVKEAKECAAKLFLDIVNGTLEHDNGVLIKIVQVFKVNLTDIDNVLCDVSMRSKPKANSAKEVVEQYVFKLMEFQSYMPAVDLLIHFSICDSGESYLLKMMECQQMKAAEKWATYLGKPMLCLLVQEYVDHKLLQPAYDIIKKNNLRQEFPELHHQSKESHFLHDCSSLKKLAEKGVWEIAEVRANGDRKLLEYLVYLAMEAGYSEKVEELCERYSIEGFFDSKEPESNLPHRHYLNLHELCIEDVLWVDEVNSLRDAISYFQKCKVVGVDCEWKPNYEKGSRPSKVSIMQIASEKKVYILDLIKLYEDVPSILDECLGCLLHSSSILKLGYNFQCDVRQLALSYRDLNCFKHFEMLLDIQNVFREPRGGLSGLAEKVLGVGLNKTRRNSNWEQRPLSHYQLEYAALDAAVLLHIFRHVGRHSQPAGTSGGNAKIEWKSQIISHMDGSKLPRKDTKIGDEPDAQRN; this is encoded by the exons GAACTTGCAAAGCAACCGCGAAGTTCCGTGCATTACAACAACAATTGTGTCTTGTTTTACTCAACAATTGCCAAATTGGACCAGCTACTTTGATTGCTCACTGCCTCTACATATTGCCTATGTTTGAATCATACCGTGAAGGCTTCAGCCATTTGGTAATATCGGCTCTTTGTCGTTTCCTAAAAAGAGGAAACAATGATAAAGATGTAAAGGAAGCAAAAGAGTGTGCTGCCAAGTTATTTCTGGACATTGTTAATGGTACTCTAGAACATGACAACGGGGTCCTTATTAAGATCGTTCAGGTTTTTAAAGTCAATTTAACTGATATTGATAACGTATTGTGCGATGTATCAATGAGGAGCAAACCCAAAGCTAATTCAGCAAAAGAAGTGGTTGAACAATATGTTTTCAAGCTCATGGAATTCCAGTCTTATATGCCTGCTGTTGATCTGTTAATACACTTCTCTATCTGTGATTCTGGAGAGTCATATTTACTGAAAATGATGGAGTGCCAACAAATGAAAGCAGCAGAGAAGTGGGCAACATATTTGGGGAAGCCAATGCTATGTTTGCTCGTCCAGGAATATGTTGACCATAAATTATTACAACCTGCATATGAtattataaagaaaaataatttgcGCCAGGAATTCCCTGAACTACATCATCAGAGTAAAGAAAG CCATTTTTTACATGATTGCAGCTCGCTGAAGAAACTAGCTGAAAAAGGTGTCTGGGAGATAGCAGAAGTAAGAGCTAATGGTGACAGAAAACTTCTTGAATATTTG GTGTACTTAGCAATGGAAGCTGGCTATTCTGAAAAGGTTGAAGAGCTTTGTGAACGCTATTCCATCGAAGGTTTCTTTGATTCTAAAG AGCCCGAATCAAATCTTCCGCATCGTCACTATTTAAATCTTCATGAATTGTGTATCGAGGATGTTTTGTGGGTTGATGAAGTCAATAGTCTGCGCGATGCAATAAGCTACTTTCAGAAATGCAAAGTTGTTGGTGTTGACTGTGAATGGAAACCTAATTATGAAAAGGGCAGCAGGCCCAGTAAG GTCTCCATCATGCAAATTGCATCTGAGAAGAAGGTTTATATACTTGACCTTATCAAGCTGTATGAGGATGTTCCAAGTATTCTGGATGAATGCCTTGGCTGCTTATTGCACTCTTCAAGCATTTTAAAACTTg GCTACAATTTCCAGTGTGATGTTAGGCAGCTTGCACTTTCATATCGAGATTTGAATTGTTTCAAACACTTTGAGATGCTTCTTGATATCCAGAATGTTTTTAGAGAACCAAGGGGTGGTCTTTCTGGTCTGGCTGAG AAAGTTTTGGGCGTTGGTCTGAATAAGACAAGACGAAATAGCAATTGGGAGCAACGACCTTTAAGTCATTATCAG CTAGAATATGCTGCTCTTGATGCTGCTGTTCTCCTGCACATATTTCGGCATGTGGGCAGGCACTCCCAGCCTGCAGGCACCTCAGGTGGAAATGCCAAGATAGAATGGAAATCACAAATT ATTTCCCATATGGACGGCTCAAAATTGCCTAGGAAGGACACTAAAATTGGAGACGAGCCAGACGCTCAGAGAAATTGA
- the LOC130997480 gene encoding uncharacterized protein LOC130997480 isoform X2, producing MAFHSLIMGMDGNPIHRQTSISKHAFFDLSHVSPLVFLYLLKECYSYGTCKATAKFRALQQQLCLVLLNNCQIGPATLIAHCLYILPMFESYREGFSHLVISALCRFLKRGNNDKDVKEAKECAAKLFLDIVNGTLEHDNGVLIKIVQVFKVNLTDIDNVLCDVSMRSKPKANSAKEVVEQYVFKLMEFQSYMPAVDLLIHFSICDSGESYLLKMMECQQMKAAEKWATYLGKPMLCLLVQEYVDHKLLQPAYDIIKKNNLRQEFPELHHQSKESSLKKLAEKGVWEIAEVRANGDRKLLEYLVYLAMEAGYSEKVEELCERYSIEGFFDSKEPESNLPHRHYLNLHELCIEDVLWVDEVNSLRDAISYFQKCKVVGVDCEWKPNYEKGSRPSKVSIMQIASEKKVYILDLIKLYEDVPSILDECLGCLLHSSSILKLGYNFQCDVRQLALSYRDLNCFKHFEMLLDIQNVFREPRGGLSGLAEKVLGVGLNKTRRNSNWEQRPLSHYQLEYAALDAAVLLHIFRHVGRHSQPAGTSGGNAKIEWKSQIISHMDGSKLPRKDTKIGDEPDAQRN from the exons GAACTTGCAAAGCAACCGCGAAGTTCCGTGCATTACAACAACAATTGTGTCTTGTTTTACTCAACAATTGCCAAATTGGACCAGCTACTTTGATTGCTCACTGCCTCTACATATTGCCTATGTTTGAATCATACCGTGAAGGCTTCAGCCATTTGGTAATATCGGCTCTTTGTCGTTTCCTAAAAAGAGGAAACAATGATAAAGATGTAAAGGAAGCAAAAGAGTGTGCTGCCAAGTTATTTCTGGACATTGTTAATGGTACTCTAGAACATGACAACGGGGTCCTTATTAAGATCGTTCAGGTTTTTAAAGTCAATTTAACTGATATTGATAACGTATTGTGCGATGTATCAATGAGGAGCAAACCCAAAGCTAATTCAGCAAAAGAAGTGGTTGAACAATATGTTTTCAAGCTCATGGAATTCCAGTCTTATATGCCTGCTGTTGATCTGTTAATACACTTCTCTATCTGTGATTCTGGAGAGTCATATTTACTGAAAATGATGGAGTGCCAACAAATGAAAGCAGCAGAGAAGTGGGCAACATATTTGGGGAAGCCAATGCTATGTTTGCTCGTCCAGGAATATGTTGACCATAAATTATTACAACCTGCATATGAtattataaagaaaaataatttgcGCCAGGAATTCCCTGAACTACATCATCAGAGTAAAGAAAG CTCGCTGAAGAAACTAGCTGAAAAAGGTGTCTGGGAGATAGCAGAAGTAAGAGCTAATGGTGACAGAAAACTTCTTGAATATTTG GTGTACTTAGCAATGGAAGCTGGCTATTCTGAAAAGGTTGAAGAGCTTTGTGAACGCTATTCCATCGAAGGTTTCTTTGATTCTAAAG AGCCCGAATCAAATCTTCCGCATCGTCACTATTTAAATCTTCATGAATTGTGTATCGAGGATGTTTTGTGGGTTGATGAAGTCAATAGTCTGCGCGATGCAATAAGCTACTTTCAGAAATGCAAAGTTGTTGGTGTTGACTGTGAATGGAAACCTAATTATGAAAAGGGCAGCAGGCCCAGTAAG GTCTCCATCATGCAAATTGCATCTGAGAAGAAGGTTTATATACTTGACCTTATCAAGCTGTATGAGGATGTTCCAAGTATTCTGGATGAATGCCTTGGCTGCTTATTGCACTCTTCAAGCATTTTAAAACTTg GCTACAATTTCCAGTGTGATGTTAGGCAGCTTGCACTTTCATATCGAGATTTGAATTGTTTCAAACACTTTGAGATGCTTCTTGATATCCAGAATGTTTTTAGAGAACCAAGGGGTGGTCTTTCTGGTCTGGCTGAG AAAGTTTTGGGCGTTGGTCTGAATAAGACAAGACGAAATAGCAATTGGGAGCAACGACCTTTAAGTCATTATCAG CTAGAATATGCTGCTCTTGATGCTGCTGTTCTCCTGCACATATTTCGGCATGTGGGCAGGCACTCCCAGCCTGCAGGCACCTCAGGTGGAAATGCCAAGATAGAATGGAAATCACAAATT ATTTCCCATATGGACGGCTCAAAATTGCCTAGGAAGGACACTAAAATTGGAGACGAGCCAGACGCTCAGAGAAATTGA